A window of Streptomyces gilvosporeus contains these coding sequences:
- a CDS encoding DNA-binding protein — protein sequence MGDFDTGLWSHPRLVAALADEDWGAVFRTYRRLTGTSQMRLGVRVGLVQPDVSEIERGRRRVTSVEVRQRIVTGLGIPAERLPNAGPRAVSLPVPGLAFAGTAPDEDLLDRVTNAVDGSHRVDGATLDWLDRLLAEHRRAEDFIGSRPLVEVMGQQLRTVVNLYASARGPLEQRVVRLASEHAQFLVWMAQDQGQSAAALAWYDRSHEWALEAGDANMAATTLSMKAHMAWSGGRGRRCARLAEAARWSAPDTSLGVQGMAAQMQARGHALSRVPEEAHRLLDEAQDLITRAAQHPEDEPPWMYFYDETWFTLQRGMAAMHLGEWAAATRHITTGLHALPANYRRDSAWYLSCLAHAHAEAGEAEQALIAALTSVPDAADIGRPHAWNELHTTAAVLLRRKAPQGRRLADELRAHD from the coding sequence ATGGGTGATTTTGACACGGGCCTCTGGTCTCACCCGCGGCTCGTGGCCGCCCTCGCCGACGAGGACTGGGGCGCCGTCTTCCGTACGTATCGACGCCTCACCGGCACCAGCCAGATGCGGCTCGGCGTGCGCGTTGGACTCGTCCAGCCCGATGTTTCCGAGATCGAGCGTGGACGGCGCCGGGTCACTTCCGTGGAGGTGCGGCAGCGGATCGTCACGGGGCTGGGCATCCCCGCCGAGCGACTGCCGAACGCGGGGCCGCGCGCGGTCTCCTTGCCCGTCCCGGGGCTCGCGTTCGCGGGCACCGCCCCGGACGAGGATCTGCTCGATCGCGTCACCAATGCCGTCGACGGCTCCCACCGGGTCGACGGCGCCACACTGGACTGGCTCGACCGCCTCCTGGCGGAACACCGGCGGGCCGAGGACTTCATCGGTTCCCGGCCACTGGTCGAGGTGATGGGACAGCAGCTGCGTACGGTCGTGAACCTCTATGCCAGTGCGCGGGGACCTCTGGAGCAGCGCGTCGTGCGGCTCGCCTCGGAACACGCCCAGTTCCTCGTTTGGATGGCCCAGGACCAAGGCCAGTCGGCCGCGGCCCTGGCCTGGTACGACCGATCCCACGAGTGGGCGCTCGAGGCCGGTGACGCCAACATGGCCGCGACAACCCTGAGCATGAAAGCGCATATGGCCTGGTCCGGAGGCCGAGGACGGCGATGCGCACGGCTGGCGGAGGCGGCCCGCTGGTCGGCGCCCGATACATCCCTGGGAGTGCAGGGCATGGCCGCCCAGATGCAGGCACGCGGCCATGCACTCAGCCGTGTGCCCGAGGAGGCCCACCGCCTCCTGGACGAGGCCCAGGACCTGATCACCCGCGCCGCGCAGCACCCCGAGGACGAGCCGCCCTGGATGTACTTCTACGACGAGACCTGGTTCACCCTCCAGCGCGGCATGGCGGCCATGCACCTCGGCGAGTGGGCGGCCGCCACCCGCCACATCACCACCGGCCTCCACGCCCTGCCGGCCAACTACCGCCGCGACAGCGCCTGGTACCTCTCCTGCCTCGCTCACGCCCACGCCGAAGCCGGTGAGGCCGAACAGGCCCTGATCGCCGCCCTGACAAGCGTCCCCGATGCGGCGGACATCGGACGGCCGCACGCGTGGAACGAACTGCACACCACGGCGGCGGTGCTGCTGCGCCGGAAGGCCCCACAAGGGCGAAGGCTCGCGGACGAGCTCAGGGCACACGACTGA
- a CDS encoding response regulator yields MIRVAVVDDERLVRSGLRMILGTAPDIEMVADCGGAEAVDTVLGSGADVVLLDIRMPDVDGLTVLRRLRAAPEPPAVAMLTTFDAQEYLTAALREGAAGFLLKDSDPEQLVRAVRTLAAGGSVLDPGVTRAVIGGYLTAEDQAAATRAVSGLTPRESQVLALLGEGLGNAQIAERMGLAPSTVKDHVRALLGKLGGINRVQAAIVADRAGLVTGVPRGAI; encoded by the coding sequence GTGATCCGTGTCGCTGTGGTGGACGACGAACGGCTGGTCAGGTCCGGGTTGCGGATGATTCTGGGGACCGCCCCGGACATCGAGATGGTCGCGGACTGCGGCGGCGCCGAGGCCGTGGACACCGTGCTGGGCAGCGGCGCGGACGTCGTGCTGCTGGACATCCGGATGCCGGACGTGGACGGGCTGACCGTACTGCGACGGCTGCGGGCCGCGCCGGAGCCGCCGGCGGTGGCGATGCTGACGACCTTCGACGCGCAGGAGTATCTGACCGCGGCGCTGCGGGAGGGGGCGGCGGGCTTTCTGCTGAAGGACTCGGATCCGGAGCAGCTCGTACGGGCCGTACGGACGTTGGCGGCGGGCGGCAGCGTGCTGGACCCCGGGGTGACGCGGGCGGTGATCGGCGGCTATCTGACGGCCGAGGACCAGGCGGCCGCGACGCGGGCGGTCAGCGGGCTCACCCCGCGCGAGTCACAGGTGCTGGCGCTGCTCGGCGAGGGGCTGGGCAACGCCCAGATAGCGGAGCGGATGGGCCTGGCACCCAGCACGGTCAAGGACCATGTGCGGGCGCTGCTGGGGAAATTGGGCGGGATCAACCGCGTACAGGCCGCGATCGTGGCGGACCGGGCCGGCCTGGTGACCGGCGTCCCCCGGGGCGCG
- a CDS encoding serine/threonine-protein kinase produces MGIFGGEGRLVGGRYRLELRLGRGGMGTVWRATDELLGRHVAVKELHLDETTAESEARVQRDRAMREARTVAQVKHPQVIVVHDVVEQDGRPWIVMELVDGPSLADRLYTGGPLAPREAARIGLALLGALRAAHARGVLHRDIKPANVLIESATNRVVLTDFGIAQVPGATTLTEAGGFVGSPEYTAPERMAGRGTGPEADLWSLGVLLCATLSGESPFRRDSIGGVLHAVVYDEIEIPPAARPLLAVVEGLLERDPERRMDIAEAERLLRGYLRTGRTPQRGAPGHWGRSRSAGFDEPAAAGAGPRRPGPGAADPFSDGPDPFSGGADPFADGHDDVDDVHGGGLHGGEPHGDVVPGGALHGGVLPGTGLPGEHPPSEEPLSPGGTPPRPSNEPPPPTGTPLPGAPPPGPTPPPAAGGPPQARTPGRTPVAPTGYGAGHDPGYGPAYGTGYDPAHAPHTPAGAVPGRPGSRSRTPIALLIALAVVVLGGAGAGLTALLMNGNGDPGTQGKGTPAASRDGGHSPSRAESGAESGAPASGTPKPGATVAITSRPSGSNAPKIPTGYVLVHDPAGFSMAVPDGFTRSYEKHRVYYYSQGKRFRIGVQLQKPVPEGPIGAMRTADANGPRDYDGYRQGKVTETTHNGLQAGLWTFVWSGSAQDGGSRYTYDLSWTESGKMIDVWISAPVGSRAEAKRHFDTAVNAFRLTGS; encoded by the coding sequence ATGGGGATCTTCGGGGGCGAGGGCCGACTGGTGGGCGGCCGCTACCGCTTGGAACTACGGCTGGGCCGCGGCGGAATGGGAACGGTCTGGCGCGCCACCGACGAACTGTTGGGCCGTCATGTCGCAGTAAAAGAACTGCACTTGGACGAAACGACGGCCGAGTCCGAGGCGCGCGTGCAGCGGGATCGGGCGATGCGCGAGGCCCGGACCGTCGCCCAGGTCAAGCATCCGCAGGTGATCGTGGTGCACGACGTGGTCGAGCAGGACGGCCGGCCGTGGATCGTGATGGAGCTGGTGGACGGCCCGTCGCTGGCCGACCGGCTCTACACCGGCGGCCCGCTCGCCCCGCGCGAGGCGGCCCGGATCGGGCTCGCGCTGCTGGGCGCGCTGCGGGCGGCGCACGCCCGCGGGGTGCTGCACCGCGACATCAAACCGGCCAACGTGCTGATCGAGTCCGCGACGAACCGGGTGGTGCTGACCGACTTCGGCATCGCCCAGGTTCCGGGCGCGACGACGCTCACCGAGGCCGGCGGGTTCGTCGGCTCGCCCGAATACACCGCGCCGGAGCGGATGGCCGGTCGCGGCACCGGCCCCGAGGCCGACCTGTGGTCGCTCGGGGTGCTGCTGTGCGCCACGCTCAGCGGGGAATCGCCGTTCCGCCGGGATTCGATCGGCGGGGTGCTGCACGCCGTCGTGTACGACGAGATCGAGATCCCACCGGCGGCCCGGCCGCTGCTCGCCGTCGTCGAGGGGCTGCTGGAGCGGGACCCGGAGCGCCGGATGGACATCGCGGAGGCCGAGCGGCTGCTGCGCGGCTATCTACGGACCGGGCGCACCCCGCAGCGCGGCGCCCCGGGGCACTGGGGGCGCAGCCGGTCCGCGGGCTTCGACGAGCCGGCCGCGGCGGGCGCGGGCCCCCGGCGGCCCGGCCCCGGTGCGGCCGATCCGTTCTCGGACGGCCCCGATCCGTTCTCCGGTGGGGCCGATCCGTTCGCCGACGGACACGATGACGTCGATGACGTCCATGGCGGCGGCCTCCATGGCGGCGAGCCGCACGGTGACGTCGTCCCCGGCGGCGCCCTCCACGGTGGCGTCCTCCCCGGCACCGGCCTCCCGGGCGAGCACCCGCCGAGCGAGGAACCGCTCTCGCCGGGTGGGACACCGCCCCGGCCGAGCAACGAACCACCCCCGCCGACCGGCACCCCGCTGCCCGGTGCCCCGCCCCCCGGCCCCACACCCCCGCCCGCCGCAGGCGGCCCGCCCCAGGCCCGTACCCCCGGCCGCACCCCCGTCGCCCCCACCGGATACGGCGCCGGACACGACCCCGGATACGGCCCTGCCTACGGCACCGGATACGACCCCGCCCACGCCCCCCACACGCCCGCAGGAGCCGTCCCCGGCCGCCCCGGCAGCCGCTCCCGCACCCCCATCGCCCTGCTCATCGCGCTCGCGGTGGTCGTCCTCGGCGGGGCGGGCGCGGGCCTGACGGCCCTGCTCATGAACGGGAACGGCGACCCGGGCACCCAGGGCAAGGGCACCCCCGCCGCGTCCCGGGACGGCGGGCACTCCCCGTCCCGTGCCGAGTCGGGCGCCGAGTCCGGCGCGCCCGCGAGCGGTACGCCGAAACCGGGTGCGACCGTCGCCATCACCTCCAGGCCGTCCGGCTCCAACGCCCCCAAAATTCCCACCGGTTACGTCCTCGTCCACGATCCGGCCGGTTTCTCCATGGCTGTACCGGACGGCTTCACCCGCTCCTACGAGAAGCACCGGGTCTACTACTACTCCCAGGGCAAGCGCTTCCGGATCGGCGTCCAGTTGCAGAAGCCGGTGCCCGAGGGGCCGATCGGCGCGATGCGCACGGCGGACGCGAACGGCCCCCGCGACTACGACGGCTACCGCCAGGGCAAGGTCACCGAGAC